The Periplaneta americana isolate PAMFEO1 chromosome 2, P.americana_PAMFEO1_priV1, whole genome shotgun sequence genome has a window encoding:
- the LOC138715499 gene encoding uncharacterized protein isoform X2 yields MTNWELERKAVLKKMEVLMDAVKDEPNLDPMALENDRNEEGERPMPMEGNFLKVDIEIKEEPSELVDDLTLDIKYEENISPTTIPLMKFETEKDPCNMAAMQEDLMTDITKADVDLIDRGSLDGWHVCLLIWCCARTCV; encoded by the exons ATGACAAATTGGGAATTGGAAAGGAAGGCTGTACTTAAAAAGATGGAAG TTCTCATGGATGCTGTTAAAGATGAACCAAATCTGGATCCAATGGCTCTGGAGAATGATAGAAATGAAGAAGGGGAAAGGCCCATGCCTATG GAAGGCAATTTCTTGAAAGTGGATATTGAGATTAAGGAGGAACCTTCTGAACTGGTCGACGACCTCACATTAgatataaaatatgaagaaaatatatctCCCACTACAATCCCATTGATGAAATTTGAGACAGAG AAAGATCCATGTAATATGGCTGCAATGCAAGAGGACCTGATGACAGACATCACAAAAGCGGATGTTGACTTGATTGATAG GGGTAGCTTGGATGGCTGGCATGTGTGCCTGCTGATATGGTGCTGTGCTCGGACGTGTGTTTGA
- the LOC138715499 gene encoding uncharacterized protein isoform X3: MTNWELERKAVLKKMEVLMDAVKDEPNLDPMALENDRNEEGERPMPMEGNFLKVDIEIKEEPSELVDDLTLDIKYEENISPTTIPLMKFETEKDPCNMAAMQEDLMTDITKADVDLIDR; the protein is encoded by the exons ATGACAAATTGGGAATTGGAAAGGAAGGCTGTACTTAAAAAGATGGAAG TTCTCATGGATGCTGTTAAAGATGAACCAAATCTGGATCCAATGGCTCTGGAGAATGATAGAAATGAAGAAGGGGAAAGGCCCATGCCTATG GAAGGCAATTTCTTGAAAGTGGATATTGAGATTAAGGAGGAACCTTCTGAACTGGTCGACGACCTCACATTAgatataaaatatgaagaaaatatatctCCCACTACAATCCCATTGATGAAATTTGAGACAGAG AAAGATCCATGTAATATGGCTGCAATGCAAGAGGACCTGATGACAGACATCACAAAAGCGGATGTTGACTTGATTGATAGGTGA